A genomic stretch from Antarcticibacterium flavum includes:
- a CDS encoding hydroxymethylglutaryl-CoA reductase, degradative translates to MIKPVTGFSKLSKEEKIAWLSKTYLKDSPLSEDILRQYWNADTRLQQLHEEFTENTLSNFYLPFGIAPNFEINGKLYAIPMAIEESSVIAAASKAAKFWGTRGGFKVQVLNTTKVGQVHFLFKGDTAKLQTFFRQVKPMLLEGVAGITRNMEKRGGGVLDIELRDKTSLVPHYHQLHCKFETKDSMGANFINSCLERFAEIFKSAAEGFEDFNEEEKHPEVIMSILSNFVPECLVRAEVSCPVEDLDEDNSYDPNSFAEKFITAVRIAEVEPYRAVTHNKGIMNGIDAVVLATGNDFRAVEAGIHAYASRDGQYKSLTHASVKDGIFKFWMEIPLAVGTVGGLTNLHPLVKVALEILQKPTAPQLMEIIAVAGLAQNFAALRSLVTTGIQQGHMKMHLMNILNQQNATAGEKEELINYFKHHTVTHSGVVEQLEKLRQ, encoded by the coding sequence ATGATCAAACCCGTTACAGGATTTTCCAAACTTAGTAAGGAAGAAAAAATAGCCTGGTTATCAAAAACATACCTTAAGGACTCCCCACTTTCAGAAGATATCCTTCGCCAATACTGGAATGCAGATACGCGATTGCAGCAGCTTCACGAAGAGTTTACAGAGAATACATTAAGCAATTTCTACCTGCCGTTTGGCATCGCACCAAATTTTGAGATCAATGGGAAGCTTTATGCAATTCCCATGGCCATAGAGGAAAGTTCTGTGATCGCGGCTGCCAGTAAAGCTGCAAAATTTTGGGGCACCCGTGGCGGCTTCAAGGTGCAGGTGCTTAATACCACCAAGGTTGGCCAGGTGCATTTCCTTTTTAAGGGGGACACTGCAAAACTGCAGACTTTCTTCAGGCAGGTAAAACCTATGCTCCTGGAGGGAGTGGCAGGGATCACCCGGAATATGGAAAAACGTGGTGGAGGGGTATTGGACATAGAGCTAAGGGATAAAACCAGTCTTGTTCCTCATTACCACCAGCTGCACTGCAAGTTTGAGACGAAAGATTCTATGGGAGCCAATTTCATCAACTCCTGTCTCGAGAGGTTTGCCGAGATCTTTAAAAGTGCTGCGGAAGGTTTTGAGGATTTTAATGAAGAGGAGAAACATCCTGAGGTTATAATGAGCATCCTCTCCAATTTTGTTCCTGAATGTCTTGTAAGAGCTGAAGTTTCCTGCCCTGTTGAAGATTTGGATGAAGACAACAGCTATGACCCCAATTCCTTTGCTGAAAAATTTATCACGGCCGTCAGGATAGCCGAAGTGGAGCCATACCGTGCCGTTACCCATAATAAAGGAATTATGAACGGGATCGATGCCGTGGTGCTGGCTACAGGAAATGACTTCAGGGCAGTAGAAGCCGGCATTCACGCCTATGCCTCAAGGGACGGGCAGTATAAAAGTTTAACTCACGCAAGCGTGAAAGACGGCATCTTCAAATTCTGGATGGAGATCCCACTGGCAGTAGGTACCGTGGGCGGACTCACCAATCTACATCCGCTGGTAAAGGTGGCGCTGGAGATCCTTCAAAAACCAACTGCCCCTCAATTGATGGAGATCATCGCTGTGGCCGGCCTGGCGCAGAATTTTGCAGCCCTAAGATCCCTTGTGACCACAGGGATACAGCAGGGACATATGAAAATGCATCTTATGAATATTTTAAATCAGCAAAACGCCACTGCGGGAGAGAAAGAGGAATTGATCAATTATTTTAAGCATCATACCGTCACCCATAGCGGGGTGGTGGAACAACTGGAAAAACTTCGCCAATGA
- a CDS encoding GYDIA family GHMP kinase, with translation MSQKFYSRGKLLLTGEYLVLDGTLSLAIPTKFGQSLEVTPAEGEFTTWKAFNKDGETWFESRLSFDGTDFRAEETTADPTQTGLTNKLLEILTEAHKLNPQLFRDQQAYKVVTQLEFDRQWGLGSSSTLINNIAQWFKIDAYQLLEKTFGGSGYDIAAAAAEGPITYELQGNGRNVLNVQFDPPFKDRLFFVYLNQKQNSRSSIAHYRQQPRENIQGAVSKASGLTASIISCDNLSEFNLLLNIHETLISGIINTPKIKTQLFPDFSGSIKSLGGWGGDFILATGGEEEKDYFRKKGYGVILGYEEMVG, from the coding sequence ATGAGCCAAAAGTTCTACAGCAGGGGAAAGCTATTATTAACCGGGGAATATCTTGTGCTGGATGGGACACTTTCCCTTGCCATACCAACAAAATTTGGACAATCTTTAGAAGTAACTCCTGCTGAAGGAGAGTTCACCACCTGGAAAGCCTTTAATAAAGATGGAGAAACATGGTTTGAAAGCAGGCTAAGTTTCGACGGAACCGACTTCCGGGCAGAAGAAACAACAGCCGATCCCACACAAACCGGGCTTACAAATAAACTCCTGGAGATCCTTACCGAAGCTCATAAGCTCAATCCGCAACTCTTCAGAGACCAGCAGGCTTACAAAGTCGTCACCCAACTGGAATTCGATCGACAATGGGGCCTGGGAAGCTCTTCCACCCTAATAAACAACATAGCCCAATGGTTTAAGATCGATGCATACCAACTGCTGGAAAAGACATTTGGAGGCAGCGGTTATGACATCGCAGCCGCAGCGGCAGAAGGCCCAATCACCTATGAACTTCAGGGAAATGGCCGGAATGTGCTAAATGTGCAATTCGACCCTCCATTCAAAGACCGTCTTTTTTTCGTTTACCTTAATCAAAAGCAAAACAGCCGGTCTTCTATTGCACACTACAGGCAACAGCCCAGGGAGAATATCCAGGGAGCAGTTTCAAAGGCCTCCGGACTTACCGCTTCTATCATTTCCTGTGATAATTTGTCAGAATTCAATCTGCTGCTTAACATCCACGAAACCCTTATCTCGGGCATTATCAATACTCCAAAAATCAAAACCCAACTCTTCCCCGATTTCTCCGGAAGCATCAAAAGCCTCGGCGGCTGGGGTGGGGATTTTATACTTGCCACCGGCGGCGAGGAGGAAAAGGATTATTTTAGGAAGAAGGGGTATGGAGTGATCTTGGGTTATGAGGAGATGGTGGGGTAG
- a CDS encoding endonuclease domain-containing protein — MKKDHPYRDNSMHKGAPSENFRLAEILRQKMTVPESLLWERIKDNQLGKKFRRQHPIHFFIADFYCHHSKLIIEIDGDYHNNEEQKQQDSERSEILKFQDLEIIRFTNLEILNDLEAVIDIIKRKLISSANE, encoded by the coding sequence ATGAAAAAAGATCATCCTTATCGGGACAATAGTATGCATAAAGGTGCTCCTTCTGAGAATTTTCGGCTTGCAGAGATTTTAAGACAGAAAATGACAGTTCCTGAGTCACTGCTATGGGAAAGAATCAAAGATAATCAGCTCGGGAAAAAATTTAGAAGACAACATCCGATTCATTTTTTTATAGCTGATTTCTATTGTCATCACAGTAAATTAATAATTGAAATTGATGGTGATTACCACAATAATGAGGAGCAAAAACAACAGGATTCTGAGAGAAGTGAAATATTAAAATTTCAGGATCTTGAAATAATACGATTTACTAATCTAGAAATCCTAAACGACCTTGAAGCAGTCATTGATATAATCAAGAGAAAACTTATTTCCTCTGCAAATGAATAA
- a CDS encoding peptidylprolyl isomerase, which yields MAVLNKIRQRSVFLIIIIALALFSFVLADVIRNGGMSSQKSQNVVATVNGEEISREEFARQVEAYQQNMGQNASTTQAVNQVWEMKLREVMLLDEFDKLGIDVGEAQVRRALRQQLGQNPNFTNEAGMFDDNRLQEYVANLRATSPQAYQQWVAYENSIAESARENIYYNLVRAGVGATLLEGEQAYRLENDNVDIRFVQVPYTTVPDSEVEVSKDDIRNYVKKHPKRFQTEKARDIQYIFFQEEASASDEAEVREELERAMEGFRNTNDVASFVNQNSDIEFQDRFVFRDQYTGNNAAAIFDIEEGEVTAPYKEGGYWRVTKMLEKRQMADSANASHIMVTWEGLPTAEGATRTKEEAKQLADSLAQVVRRDKEKFADLATEFSADRASVTQGGDLGDFRPGDMIPAFDEFVFSNSAGTVGVVESDFGYHVINIKEKTEEKPAVKIAMLARRIEPSEQSLNDLYTKVTRFEMDAKNTSFADAAKEGNHDIRTVKDVKALDENIPGVGQQRRIIQWAFDNEVKAGDINRFELPTGYVVAQVTAVKKEGLMSAEDASSTVTPILMRDKKAEVIKNKISGNDLQQIAQNNNTSVESANAVNLKNPTIAGAGNEPKVVGAAFALEAGQVSQPIAGNRGVYVVELTAKNSAPAMESYRSFATQQTMQRRQGVEDRIFNALREKAEIEDNRANFY from the coding sequence ATGGCAGTATTAAATAAAATTAGGCAACGTTCTGTTTTCTTGATTATTATTATTGCATTGGCCCTGTTCTCATTCGTACTGGCCGATGTGATTCGTAACGGGGGGATGAGTTCGCAAAAGTCCCAAAATGTAGTTGCAACCGTGAATGGCGAGGAGATAAGCAGGGAAGAGTTTGCAAGACAGGTTGAGGCCTATCAACAAAATATGGGACAAAACGCCTCTACTACCCAGGCTGTAAACCAGGTATGGGAAATGAAACTTCGTGAGGTAATGCTTCTTGATGAGTTTGATAAGCTGGGAATAGATGTGGGTGAGGCACAGGTGAGACGTGCCCTGCGTCAACAACTTGGTCAAAACCCAAATTTCACCAATGAGGCCGGAATGTTTGATGACAACAGGCTGCAGGAATATGTTGCCAATTTAAGGGCCACTTCTCCACAGGCATACCAGCAATGGGTTGCTTATGAGAATTCTATTGCAGAGAGTGCCCGGGAAAATATATACTACAACCTTGTAAGGGCAGGAGTAGGTGCAACCCTTCTTGAGGGAGAACAGGCTTACCGCCTGGAGAATGACAATGTCGACATTCGTTTTGTACAGGTTCCTTATACGACTGTACCCGACAGTGAGGTTGAGGTTTCCAAAGATGATATTCGCAACTATGTGAAAAAACATCCTAAAAGATTTCAAACTGAAAAAGCACGTGATATCCAGTACATCTTCTTCCAGGAGGAGGCTAGTGCCAGTGATGAAGCTGAAGTTAGAGAGGAACTGGAAAGAGCCATGGAAGGATTCAGGAACACTAACGATGTTGCCAGCTTTGTGAACCAGAATTCAGATATAGAATTCCAGGACAGGTTTGTATTCAGAGACCAATATACCGGTAATAATGCAGCTGCGATCTTCGATATCGAAGAAGGAGAGGTTACTGCACCATACAAGGAAGGCGGATACTGGAGAGTGACCAAAATGCTGGAAAAAAGACAAATGGCCGATTCTGCCAACGCGAGCCACATTATGGTGACCTGGGAAGGACTTCCAACTGCTGAAGGGGCTACCCGTACAAAAGAAGAAGCTAAACAACTAGCCGACAGCCTTGCGCAGGTGGTAAGAAGAGATAAAGAAAAGTTTGCCGACCTGGCAACAGAATTTTCTGCAGACAGGGCTTCGGTTACTCAGGGAGGGGATCTTGGAGATTTTCGTCCGGGGGATATGATCCCTGCATTTGATGAATTCGTTTTTTCAAATTCAGCCGGTACTGTAGGAGTGGTAGAAAGCGACTTTGGATATCACGTGATCAATATTAAGGAAAAAACAGAAGAAAAGCCTGCGGTTAAGATAGCCATGCTTGCAAGAAGGATCGAGCCGTCTGAGCAGTCACTGAATGACCTTTATACAAAGGTTACAAGATTTGAAATGGATGCTAAAAACACCAGCTTTGCAGATGCTGCCAAAGAAGGAAATCATGACATTCGTACAGTAAAAGATGTAAAAGCTTTAGACGAGAACATCCCTGGGGTGGGACAGCAAAGAAGAATTATACAATGGGCCTTTGACAATGAAGTGAAAGCCGGTGATATCAACAGGTTCGAATTGCCAACAGGTTATGTTGTTGCCCAGGTAACTGCAGTGAAAAAAGAGGGATTGATGAGTGCTGAGGATGCATCATCAACAGTGACCCCAATCCTTATGAGAGACAAAAAGGCAGAGGTCATCAAAAACAAGATAAGTGGAAATGACCTGCAGCAAATCGCGCAGAACAATAATACAAGTGTTGAGTCTGCTAATGCTGTAAACCTTAAAAACCCAACTATCGCAGGTGCAGGAAATGAGCCTAAAGTAGTGGGTGCAGCCTTCGCTCTTGAGGCCGGGCAGGTTAGCCAGCCAATCGCAGGGAACAGAGGGGTATATGTAGTGGAGTTAACAGCAAAAAATAGTGCTCCGGCTATGGAGTCCTACAGGTCTTTCGCCACCCAGCAAACCATGCAAAGAAGACAGGGAGTTGAAGATAGAATCTTCAATGCCCTAAGAGAAAAAGCAGAAATCGAAGATAATAGAGCCAATTTCTATTAG
- a CDS encoding hemolysin family protein, protein MESEIIIIVGALILSAFFSGMEIAYISSNKIFIEIEKRQAGFLAKVLKRLTKKPSKFIATMLVGNNIALVIYGFFMGDLIMQWLQGMNGTESSFLQVLITDFSLLTQTVISTLVILFTAEFLPKVFFQIYSNSLLKFFAVPAYLFYLLFSFVSDFIIWISDFILKRFFKTEGDEVQLAFSKIELGNFISEQMETVELHEEVDSEIQIFQNALEFSDIKAREVMIPRTEIVAVDLNVAPRDLVQTFTDTGLSKILVYNETIDDIIGYIHSFELFKRPSTLKSILLPVVFVPETMWVKDVLNILIKKRKSIAVVIDEYGGTSGMITVEDIVEELFGEIEDEHDPVILIEEKLEENRYKFSARLEVDYLNEAYKLDIPEGENYETLGGFITNYTEEIPQQLEEVKIENFHIKILEVSTTKIELVELEIRERD, encoded by the coding sequence ATGGAAAGTGAAATAATAATTATTGTAGGTGCTTTGATCCTTTCTGCATTCTTTTCAGGAATGGAGATCGCCTATATTTCTTCCAATAAGATCTTTATAGAGATCGAAAAACGACAGGCGGGTTTTCTTGCCAAGGTCCTTAAACGCCTTACTAAAAAACCTTCCAAATTCATCGCCACTATGCTGGTGGGGAATAATATCGCCCTGGTGATCTACGGTTTCTTTATGGGGGATCTTATCATGCAGTGGCTGCAGGGGATGAATGGCACAGAAAGTTCATTTCTCCAGGTGCTTATCACAGATTTTAGCCTGCTCACGCAAACTGTAATTTCCACACTCGTAATACTTTTTACTGCGGAATTTCTTCCCAAGGTTTTCTTTCAGATATACTCCAATTCCCTGCTGAAGTTCTTTGCAGTACCGGCGTATTTGTTCTACCTGCTCTTCAGTTTTGTGTCAGATTTTATTATCTGGATATCAGATTTTATTTTGAAGCGTTTCTTTAAGACTGAAGGGGATGAAGTGCAGCTGGCCTTCAGCAAAATAGAACTGGGGAATTTTATTAGTGAACAAATGGAAACGGTTGAATTGCACGAGGAAGTGGATAGTGAGATACAGATCTTTCAGAATGCCCTGGAATTTTCAGACATTAAAGCAAGGGAAGTGATGATCCCGCGTACAGAGATCGTGGCCGTGGACCTTAATGTTGCGCCCCGCGATTTGGTTCAGACTTTTACCGATACCGGCCTTTCCAAGATCCTGGTGTATAACGAGACGATTGACGATATCATAGGATATATTCATTCCTTTGAACTGTTCAAAAGGCCTTCAACTCTTAAATCTATTTTGCTTCCTGTGGTTTTTGTGCCCGAGACCATGTGGGTTAAAGATGTCCTGAATATCCTTATCAAAAAGCGAAAAAGTATCGCGGTGGTGATCGATGAATATGGGGGTACCAGCGGGATGATCACGGTGGAGGATATCGTGGAGGAACTTTTTGGGGAGATAGAGGATGAACACGACCCGGTGATCCTTATCGAGGAAAAGCTGGAGGAGAACAGGTATAAATTTTCTGCGAGGCTGGAGGTAGATTATCTCAATGAAGCCTATAAGCTGGACATTCCTGAAGGGGAGAACTACGAAACCCTGGGTGGATTTATCACCAATTACACCGAGGAGATCCCGCAGCAGCTGGAGGAGGTGAAGATCGAGAACTTTCACATAAAGATCCTGGAGGTGTCCACTACCAAAATTGAATTGGTGGAGCTGGAGATAAGGGAGAGGGATTGA
- the lptC gene encoding LPS export ABC transporter periplasmic protein LptC: MLDWGKRKSTYIVRRSMITYKNIIRGIVTVTAVTMLFSCEGNLNRIRAMDLPGDSPQAIGTNLDLKYTDSGRVVATLKSERMLDYTNLEFPYREFPDGIELEFFDENRQKNTVTSNYAIIYDETGLIDLQGDVVLVTSDSTRLEATQLYWDQTIGWVFTDKPNTIRRPSGARNQGQGFDSDLNFTNFRSRTNVGVQVIEDKNQ; the protein is encoded by the coding sequence ATGCTGGATTGGGGAAAGCGTAAAAGTACCTACATTGTAAGAAGATCAATGATCACATATAAGAATATAATTAGAGGCATTGTCACAGTTACCGCTGTGACAATGCTTTTTTCATGCGAAGGCAATCTTAACAGGATTCGGGCTATGGACCTCCCGGGCGATAGTCCGCAGGCAATTGGCACGAACCTGGATCTTAAGTATACAGATTCCGGCAGGGTAGTGGCTACCTTAAAAAGTGAGCGTATGCTGGACTATACCAACCTGGAGTTTCCATACCGCGAATTTCCCGATGGGATAGAACTGGAGTTCTTTGATGAGAACAGGCAAAAGAATACGGTGACCTCCAATTATGCCATCATTTACGATGAAACGGGTCTTATTGACCTGCAGGGCGATGTAGTGTTGGTGACCAGCGACAGTACCAGGCTGGAAGCAACCCAACTTTACTGGGACCAAACCATAGGATGGGTATTCACAGATAAACCAAATACCATACGCCGTCCCAGCGGGGCACGTAACCAGGGGCAGGGCTTTGATAGCGACCTAAATTTCACTAATTTTCGCTCCCGTACCAATGTAGGGGTACAGGTCATAGAAGATAAAAACCAATGA
- a CDS encoding tetratricopeptide repeat protein → MKTKIIIAFSGLLLSTSVLQAQDCATKAALAYDDAKAQRYDQAYQPLMEVKEQCPTYSLATFQYLDRILKHKLENAQGAEKNKLIEENIQLMNDRLKHFPNKTNEADIQGEIAWLKYDNGIGTKEEQFKAFDDAYKASPESFTSPKRIYAYFSLLVDLQDEGKRDLQDVFELYEEVITKIEDEENKLAQMLAPLVEKQETGATLTGKEKQLADNAEINLSAYSTVKGSVNAKLGQRADCDNLIPLYKKDFEANKTDVDWLKIASERLSAKDCTDDPIFFQVSEALHRAEPSAKSALYLGQLAEAEGKSSQAMKYYTESAELEENPRDKARVYMRIADNYRKGGNFSQARTFYRRSLDAQPSNGRAYLHIANMYAQSANNCGETTFEKRAVYWLAADYAARAGRVDPSLSSTANETVAAYKGRAPQKSDIFQAGKQGETIRIGCWIGESVKVPTL, encoded by the coding sequence ATGAAAACGAAAATTATCATCGCCTTTTCGGGCTTATTATTAAGTACCAGCGTGCTGCAGGCACAGGATTGTGCTACTAAAGCTGCCCTGGCTTACGACGATGCTAAAGCACAAAGATACGACCAGGCCTACCAGCCACTTATGGAAGTGAAGGAACAATGTCCTACTTATAGTCTGGCAACCTTCCAGTACCTTGATCGTATCCTTAAGCACAAGCTTGAAAACGCACAGGGGGCTGAAAAGAATAAGCTTATTGAAGAAAACATTCAGTTAATGAATGACAGGCTTAAACATTTCCCTAACAAGACCAATGAAGCAGATATCCAGGGAGAAATCGCCTGGTTGAAATACGACAACGGGATTGGAACCAAAGAGGAGCAGTTCAAAGCTTTTGATGATGCTTACAAGGCCAGCCCGGAGAGCTTCACAAGCCCAAAGCGTATCTATGCATATTTCTCTCTTCTTGTAGATCTACAGGATGAAGGTAAAAGAGACCTGCAGGATGTATTTGAGCTGTATGAAGAAGTGATCACCAAGATCGAGGATGAAGAGAACAAGCTTGCACAAATGCTTGCACCTCTTGTGGAGAAGCAGGAAACAGGAGCTACTTTGACTGGAAAGGAAAAGCAGTTGGCAGATAATGCTGAAATTAACCTTAGTGCTTACTCTACTGTAAAAGGGAGTGTAAATGCAAAACTTGGTCAAAGAGCAGATTGTGATAACCTTATCCCTTTATATAAAAAGGACTTCGAGGCAAATAAAACCGATGTTGACTGGTTGAAAATTGCTTCTGAAAGACTTTCTGCAAAGGATTGTACAGATGATCCAATCTTCTTCCAGGTGTCTGAAGCACTTCACAGAGCTGAGCCTTCTGCAAAATCTGCCCTTTATTTAGGACAGCTGGCTGAGGCTGAAGGTAAATCTTCACAGGCTATGAAGTACTATACAGAGAGTGCTGAACTTGAGGAGAATCCAAGAGATAAGGCAAGAGTATATATGAGAATTGCTGATAACTATAGAAAAGGAGGAAACTTCTCCCAGGCAAGAACTTTCTATAGAAGGTCTCTTGACGCACAACCTTCAAACGGTAGAGCTTACCTGCATATCGCAAATATGTATGCTCAAAGTGCAAACAACTGTGGAGAAACCACTTTTGAAAAGAGAGCTGTATACTGGTTGGCTGCAGATTATGCTGCGAGAGCAGGACGTGTAGACCCATCTTTAAGCAGCACTGCAAATGAAACAGTTGCAGCCTACAAAGGTAGAGCTCCACAAAAGTCTGATATTTTCCAGGCCGGGAAGCAGGGCGAAACCATAAGGATTGGATGCTGGATTGGGGAAAGCGTAAAAGTACCTACATTGTAA
- a CDS encoding type III pantothenate kinase gives MNLVIDIGNTLVKMAVFQDATLLKKKTSLRQDFFKNLEEIFQNYPNITHSLLSVVGKTPAKLEEKLREKTILITMDRELPQVFKNKYATPNTLGQDRIALVSAASKLYAQQNVLIIDAGTCITYDILNSQNEYYGGAISPGLHMRYKAMHTFTEKLPLLEPEEEVSLTGNSTRGSMHSGVIFGITAEIDGIIDAYRAQYKELTVILTGGDAQFLCKRLKNSIFANSNFLLEGLNNILEFNKPQ, from the coding sequence ATGAACCTGGTTATTGATATTGGAAATACGCTCGTGAAAATGGCTGTTTTCCAGGATGCTACCCTCCTCAAAAAGAAAACCTCCCTGCGGCAGGATTTTTTTAAAAATCTTGAAGAAATTTTTCAAAACTATCCAAATATCACTCATTCCCTCTTGTCGGTAGTTGGAAAAACCCCTGCGAAGTTGGAAGAAAAGCTTCGGGAAAAGACCATTCTCATCACCATGGACCGGGAGTTGCCACAGGTGTTTAAAAATAAATACGCCACGCCCAATACGCTGGGGCAGGACAGGATCGCCCTGGTTTCGGCTGCTTCAAAATTATATGCACAGCAAAATGTGCTGATTATCGATGCGGGAACCTGTATCACCTATGATATCCTAAACTCTCAAAATGAATATTATGGCGGTGCTATCTCCCCGGGACTGCACATGCGTTACAAAGCCATGCATACGTTTACTGAAAAATTGCCGTTATTAGAACCGGAGGAGGAAGTGAGCCTCACCGGTAACTCTACCCGCGGCAGTATGCATAGCGGGGTTATTTTTGGCATCACGGCAGAAATTGACGGGATCATTGATGCTTATAGGGCTCAGTATAAAGAATTAACAGTAATTTTGACGGGCGGGGATGCACAATTTTTGTGTAAACGATTAAAAAATAGCATATTTGCCAACTCAAATTTTCTCCTCGAAGGATTGAATAATATTTTAGAATTTAATAAACCTCAATGA
- a CDS encoding L-lactate MFS transporter has product MEQPVKNRWLIAASAVGIHISIGAVYAWSVYTKPLIEQFGWELKDTQFTFSLAIFFLGMSAAFLGHYLEKKGPRKSGMLAAAFFGIGIAGSGLAVYLESIYLLYLFYGIFGGIGLGLGYITPVSTLVKWFPDRRGLATGLAIMGFGFAALISSPLIVYLIDVVGLANSFFIMGSLYFVVIFLSSLYLAPPPKDWLPKGFKATIDSGKKKIQGDLSQLTANEAVKTRRFWYLWLMLFINVSCGIAIISVASPMAQENVGLTVIAAATMVGIMGLFNGVGRIGWASLSDIIGRPAMYSTFFAIQIIAFALLPGIKDAFLFQVVLFVILSCYGGGFATIPAYIGDVFGTKQLGAIHGYILTSWALAGLAGPLFAAWVRTATNSYNSTLYFFAGLLGVALVISILMAREIKKIKKQNVEVGKMEESALEIAGEVKTVGVAEGVS; this is encoded by the coding sequence ATGGAACAACCGGTGAAGAACAGGTGGCTTATTGCGGCTTCTGCAGTTGGGATTCATATTTCTATAGGGGCGGTGTATGCCTGGAGCGTTTATACCAAACCGCTTATTGAACAATTTGGCTGGGAGCTTAAAGACACCCAGTTCACTTTTAGCCTCGCGATCTTCTTTTTGGGGATGTCGGCTGCTTTCCTGGGGCACTATTTGGAGAAAAAAGGTCCGCGGAAATCGGGAATGCTTGCCGCTGCTTTCTTCGGAATAGGGATTGCGGGCTCCGGACTCGCGGTTTACCTGGAGTCCATTTATCTGCTCTACCTCTTCTATGGCATCTTCGGCGGAATTGGACTCGGCCTGGGATATATCACCCCGGTTTCCACCCTCGTGAAATGGTTCCCGGACAGACGCGGACTCGCGACCGGACTTGCCATCATGGGCTTCGGCTTCGCGGCTCTAATTAGTAGTCCGCTGATAGTTTATCTGATTGATGTTGTGGGACTGGCCAACAGCTTTTTTATCATGGGCAGCCTCTATTTCGTGGTGATCTTTTTATCATCCCTGTATCTCGCGCCACCGCCGAAGGATTGGCTGCCAAAAGGTTTTAAAGCTACGATAGATTCCGGAAAAAAGAAGATCCAAGGTGACCTATCCCAGCTCACCGCGAATGAAGCAGTAAAAACCAGGAGGTTCTGGTATTTATGGTTGATGCTTTTCATCAACGTCTCCTGCGGGATCGCGATCATCTCTGTAGCCTCTCCCATGGCACAGGAAAATGTCGGATTAACCGTAATAGCTGCAGCTACGATGGTGGGAATTATGGGATTATTCAACGGAGTGGGCAGGATTGGCTGGGCGTCCCTATCTGATATTATTGGAAGGCCCGCCATGTACAGCACCTTCTTTGCGATCCAGATCATCGCCTTTGCTTTGTTGCCGGGAATTAAAGACGCGTTTTTATTCCAGGTAGTGCTGTTTGTAATCCTCTCCTGTTACGGTGGTGGCTTCGCCACTATCCCGGCATATATTGGAGATGTCTTCGGCACCAAACAGCTGGGTGCCATTCACGGATATATCCTAACCTCCTGGGCCCTGGCCGGCTTAGCCGGGCCGCTGTTTGCCGCCTGGGTGAGAACAGCTACCAATAGCTACAACAGCACCCTGTATTTCTTTGCTGGATTGCTGGGTGTGGCGTTGGTGATTTCTATTTTGATGGCGCGTGAGATCAAGAAGATCAAAAAGCAGAATGTGGAGGTTGGAAAGATGGAAGAGAGTGCTTTGGAGATTGCAGGTGAGGTGAAGACGGTTGGTGTTGCTGAGGGGGTATCTTAG